CTTCAAACTGCACCTTCTCCGGCAAATTTAAACAATTGTATTGAATGTCAGCTATCTTTTTATTCAAATCTTTCGTCAAATTACCATTTGCATCGTATTCATATTCTATCTCTTTACTTGCGCCATCCTTGAATTCCATACCGTTACCGAATACATGGCCCGTAGCATTGTCGTTGACAGACTCCAATTGGTTACCGTTGTAAACCAAGTTTAAATTATCAATCAAGCCATAGCTCATTGTATTGGTTTGCCCGTAACGGAGTAAACCGAGGATGTTTCCGTTCTTGTCATAGCCCGTTACCTGTTCAGTGAAGTGGTTCGTATTATTGCTTAATAGTTCTCCTTCACCATAAACAGCATCTTTCAAGCGGGAAAAGCCGTCATATGTAAACTTATAGCCACGTAATCCGGCCTCACTTCCCGAATGCCAGGTCATACTACTGATATTGCCATTATAACAGGGGACACCTACTCCATCAACATAGTGTAACGTTTGAGAAAAGTGCTGACTTTCGATTCCAGTCAGCCAGCCACGGATATTATAGGATAAACTCTCAGACACCTTATCACCATAATTCCTGCCAGTCAGACGCCCCAATGCATCGTATACATAAGTGATTTTATCGGTAAAACGCCCGTTCCAAGTATTGGCTTTCGTTAGTAACCGTGCACGATCATCGTACGTATAAACGGTTTCAAGGATATCCGTACCAATGTTATCCTGCTTTCTCAAGACATTACCCGTGAAATCATAAGCTGTATGACTATATCGCAGTCCCTTTTCAGGATAATGACAGAGCGTTTGAATGACACGGCTACGATCATCGTAGTAGATTGTCTCTGTCAACCAGTCATCTGTGCCAAGCAAACGTGTTTTCGTACTTGTGGTCAACCCCGAAGGATACAGGGTATACGACGTATCATAGCCAACGGCTGCTACAAACGGATGGGCAGTCACATTCTCCGTTGGTTTGTAATTGTCATATACCGTATATTGCAATGGAGTGCGAGTTCCCGCAGGAAGATAATGCTCGCTTTCCCAAGCGGCCAATTGCAGTTCGCCACACGTTTGCTCTGCCGATAAAAGCATTTCACCGCTTTCTATTACACGATCATGAGAGTCATAGAGAAAATAACTCCATTTTTTTGCATCAGCAGTCCGGAGTTTGCCGTCTTGGCTCAAAACCAGACGGTCACGACGGTCATAAACCATATAAATGGGAGCGCAACCCGGGAGACGTTTGGAAATCATCCGGTTCAGTTTATCATATTCATAACTGTATGCTAAGCTATGCAGCACGGAGATATCCGTCGTGTCGGTCTCCGCCAGCTGATGGCTGGCTTCTGGAGGCAGTACATAACGGAGACAATTGCGGTCATCGTACACATAGTAGGTTGCCAAGCTATCTTCACCGTTGACAGATACAGTCAGAAGAGTCCGTTCATTAGAGTCGGTATAGGTTTTACTCCGATGCCCATCTTCGTCTGTTTCAACAATGACTTCCAGTTTCCCCGCTCCATAGAATCCTGAAGCGATCAATGAGCCGCTGGAAGAAACTTTATAGCACTTTACCTCATTTGTACTGTTCATTCCGTAAGTCACACGGACACTCTTATCACTGGTATGCCACGCCTTGCCCGGTCCCATCTTCCGGGAAACACGCATCAGTGGACTATCCTCATATTGAGTCAGATTATAAGCATATGCCTGTTCTCCCGTACCGTAGACACTCCAACGCTCCGGGGAAAACTTATCAAAGGCACCGTTGTTGCCGGTCTTTGCATACGGAAGGTATTCCTTCTCTACTTGACCCATCATATTGTAGGTATAAGAAAGTACCAAATCCGCATTACCTCCAGGACTGCCGCCTATCTGTATTTCCTGTTCTTTACGGCCAAAACCGTCGGTATAGACAATATCATTGACAATTCGTGCAGCACCGCTACCCGTTTGGCTACTCGCATCCATATAAGTTCGCTCTGCCGTATAATTACGTGTTTTCGTATAACCTGTCGCTTGCTGCCCGTTCATGAAAAGGGAAAACGACAGCAGACAGAGTATTGACAAAGTTCGTTTCATCTCTATTGTTTTCATATTCTGCATCTTGTTTTATTAGTTATTAAGCTTGTTGTACTCATACGTTTTTAAAATATTACCATATTGGTCTTCCACTTTGATAACTCGTCCGGCAGCATCGTAAGTGTAATACTCTACATTTCCGCTCTGGTCAAATCGGGCATACACCGTACCGTCAGGATTATAAGAAGTGGCCTTAAAATTTGCTCCTTCAGGGACCAATGCCATATAAGAACCTTGAGTATTGGCAGTTACAGAAGTTATGTCTGTGTATTTACTTAGGTCAATATCATATATTTTCAATTTAGAAGAAGAAACGCTCTCAACGGTATATGGAACCTCACTTCCTGCATGGGTGATGCTTCCTGAAGCAGTTGCATTTCCGTCCAAAATATATAGTCGCAAGTTTTTCATACCGGAAGCCGGAGTTAATTTGGGGAGATAAGCAAATTTGTATTTATCTACTTCACCATACAATCCGTACAAGTAATCGAATAATGATAGTCCATCAAATTGCATCATTGCCTCCATTGCACTTATAAATTGTCTCAAAATCTCAAACTTTGGATAGAGTCCTATCATCCGTTCATATTCTTGTTTAAACACATTAAATAAATCATAACATACAATATGTTCATAATAATATCTCGCCTGACTCAAATCCGGCTTACTTTTCACTATTTCTTCAGCAAATGAAGCTATAAAGGAATGGTCTTGCGAGTTCAGAAAGCGAAGAAAATGCTGATTATCCACTTCTTCTTTAAGTACTTCTATTCCTGACGCAAAAGTCCGTTGTTGTTTTCTCAAATAATTGATAGCAAATTTAAGATCAGCCTCATCTATCGCCTTTCCCACTCCCTTATATTTATCACTTGCCGTAGTTCCTATTACATCACACTCCAGTAACAGTTTCCCATAGCTGTCGTAAACACGGCTCTTCCGTTCTGTCCTCCCGTTGGTTTCCACCCACATCTTTGAGGCATATCGATAAGAAGCTTCTGTAGTATAGTTACTTTCCCCATGACTAAACAGTATTGTATCAACTACGCTCTGAGCATAAGCTTCCGGCATATCAGGAACATAAGTCAATACCTCAACTGGAGCTATGAAACCAATTTTTGATTCTCTGTCAACCTGATAGCGACACACAGTCTCATGTACTAATTTTTCATCAACAAGGATAAGTGACTTCACAACAGGCGAAAGAAAATTGGCTTCTTTCATCATAACAAAGACAGAATCTGCAGTGTCTGCCATATCCATCGCACGCTTCAGAACTTCAGTCCGTTCAATACCATCAGAGCCAATACGAATGACACAGGTGGGATACATCGACATCGGATTATCATAATAATATTTCGTCCGAGAATACGGAATATTTTCGTCACTTCTGTATTCTACTTCTTCTTTTAGAGCAGTTCTCCAGCCATATTGCAGATTGTAGAACTTGTCAGTATTAGTAGGAGATAATCGTGGTTTGATATTATACTCATAAATCTCTTTTCCTGTAAGATACGAAGTTCCCTGATTTCTATAAAAAGATTCCAAAGACTTCCCATCTAAATAAAAATCAGAGGGTTGCATTTGCGGAAGTTTATCTTCATAGTTGACATCAGTTTCATAAATGTATTGAATTTTCTTTAGCATCTCTCCATTAGTATCATACACTGCTTTCTCCCTCAACAAACCATTCTCCCAATATGGATAATCAGATTCGTTCACTGACGTAGGAGGAGATACTTGATAACTATAGACAGTAGAACCCCTACCGGATATAGTCTCCGTCACACATGAATAGTAAAGACCGTTATTACCCATATTTATCACCGGATAACCTTCCTGTATCACTCTGCTATACTCAATCCAGTCCGTGCATTCTGGATAAGAGATACTGACAACATTAGATAAAGGCTTATACACACTCACGCCTACTCTCGGATAACCGTAAGAAATGGTATCACTACGTCCATTTAATTCGTTACTGAATACCAATGACTTCAAACGAATTCCTCCGACTATACCCTTTCTCCCATAGTTTCTTTCATATTTGACTTCGATTTTCCCTCCATCCGATAAGACTATATTTTTCAGCGAGTTAAGAGTAGCATATATCTCATAATCTGTACACTCTTCATCCTCATCCTCCGCATAAGGATATCCCCACAAATCTACTCCTGTCTCCTTCCAAACTGGAAAATCAGACTTTTCATAATAATTGAATTCAATACCGGATGTTTTCTTGCCGTTTTTATCACAGAAAGCCAATCCTCTCGCTAATGCTCCTCCCGTGGACGAAACAGACGAAATTAGTTCCATATTTCGGTTGTACAAACTGATAGCAGATAAGCTAGAGGAAGACGAAAAATAGGCAAATTTTACAATATATTCAGGAAATACGATTCTGTTGAGCAATGGAGAATGAACTTTATAGCTTTTTCCTCCCCATATCTCTTTTGTTTTAACGTATTTAACCTCAGATAAACAGGCGTATATATAGTCTGCTGCTTCCTCCAAATACGAACCAGCCATATCCGCATTAAATCCGCCTATACGTTTACAATATGCAGCGAAACCTCTCAGACTTTCTCCCAATTCTTTTGATACACCATTCATTTTCGAAATGTTGGACAATACACCGACAATTCGATTGTTAGTTTTTATATATTCACTTTGTAGAGGTTGAATATTTATCCGGCTATATCTTTCAAAATCTTTTATTTTAGAGTCCACATTTTTAAAATCCAGCAAAAGAGAACACATATTCAAATAGTTTTGGGCTACCTCAATAGCAGAATAAAACCGAGATTTATACTGGTCAAAATCAAACGGTTGTTCTTTCACAGATTGACCATAGTGGTAAATCATCTTATATGAATCATAGATTTTCATAGTATGGATACTATCTAATGATAGATTTCCAAAATCTAAATCCATTACATCACCTTTATAGCAGAAATCAATCGGTGCTCCATTGTATGGAAGAATACGGGTAAGATGCCATGCCGAGGTATAACCGGAATCTGAAATAGCATTGGAAGTGGAAACATCCACATACTCAACATCTGCACATATTTCTCTCTGCCGGTAGATATAACGGTCACCATTATTATCTGTAATAGTCCAGCCTGTTATCTCTGTGGAAGTCCCTTCACACTCAATGCGAACATCTGTCTGTCCCAACGGCAAAGCATATATCTGTCTTTTTTCATTCATACGGATGATAAAATCCACCTTCTTCCCATTGAACACGACAGTAAAAATATCGCTTTCCCCATCCCGTTTACGAAGCCCCACAGTCCTTGCATCCTGTTCCAATGGAGTAACAGCATTTTCTGTCCACAGGTAGCCGTAACCTGATTTCTCATCGGCAAATCCACCACGCATTGTTCGGGTAACTATACCACCAACGTTAAGTGTCCAATTTTGACCTATTAAACCTTCAGGATCACTCACCTTCACTCCCTTTGCAATATAATCCAATGAAATAGGTAATTCATAATCACCTGACTTTAATTGATACAGAGGTACGGTGTAGTGGAACAATCCTGTTGCATAGTCCACCGTTACGTTCTTTCTTTCGGTCAGGTTCTGGGCTTCCGGACCAGGATTGAAATCCTGTGCCTTTCCGGATATAGTCACCAATAAAAAAATAATAATGTATATAGTTTTTCTTTCATAATCATTTGTATTTAATATCTCTAGTTTAGTTTTTCCGTTTGCCGGATCGCTAATCGATACCGGCAAACGGATAGTAGCTGCCTTACAAACTCATCGCATTAGCCCCCAAAACGCCTGCTACAGCCGACGCCACCGCGATAACCACCTTTAGGATCATATCCCATACTGATTTCTTCATTGCCATCATTTACCTCCTTTCTCGTTCTTTAAATAGTTTAGTTTACTCTGTGTTCCTACCGTATTTTCCTCCGGAGAAAGCGTACGATTCCCCTGCGTGGCGGAACAATGCACCACGATCAAATTGATAGTTCTCATGTTAATTGATAATTCTCTGTTTAGTTGAT
This sequence is a window from Bacteroides thetaiotaomicron VPI-5482. Protein-coding genes within it:
- a CDS encoding JAB-like toxin 1 domain-containing protein, whose translation is MKTIEMKRTLSILCLLSFSLFMNGQQATGYTKTRNYTAERTYMDASSQTGSGAARIVNDIVYTDGFGRKEQEIQIGGSPGGNADLVLSYTYNMMGQVEKEYLPYAKTGNNGAFDKFSPERWSVYGTGEQAYAYNLTQYEDSPLMRVSRKMGPGKAWHTSDKSVRVTYGMNSTNEVKCYKVSSSGSLIASGFYGAGKLEVIVETDEDGHRSKTYTDSNERTLLTVSVNGEDSLATYYVYDDRNCLRYVLPPEASHQLAETDTTDISVLHSLAYSYEYDKLNRMISKRLPGCAPIYMVYDRRDRLVLSQDGKLRTADAKKWSYFLYDSHDRVIESGEMLLSAEQTCGELQLAAWESEHYLPAGTRTPLQYTVYDNYKPTENVTAHPFVAAVGYDTSYTLYPSGLTTSTKTRLLGTDDWLTETIYYDDRSRVIQTLCHYPEKGLRYSHTAYDFTGNVLRKQDNIGTDILETVYTYDDRARLLTKANTWNGRFTDKITYVYDALGRLTGRNYGDKVSESLSYNIRGWLTGIESQHFSQTLHYVDGVGVPCYNGNISSMTWHSGSEAGLRGYKFTYDGFSRLKDAVYGEGELLSNNTNHFTEQVTGYDKNGNILGLLRYGQTNTMSYGLIDNLNLVYNGNQLESVNDNATGHVFGNGMEFKDGASKEIEYEYDANGNLTKDLNKKIADIQYNCLNLPEKVQFEGGNSISYLYAADGTKLRTTYKTGNATIITDYCGNAIYENGVLIKVLTEDGYITVSNNQFHYFIQDHQGNNRVVVTQNGVVEEVNDYYPFGGLLSSSLSNNVQPYKYNGKELNRDNGLDWYDYGARMYDASLGRWHAVDPSGEKYPALGLYAYCKNSPIIRIDPDGKDDYVVNANGAVYLMRKTDRIVDVLYASGINSSQKATQPDPNWKSIRVFDKSMLQGLTASKGEKGRDYWDRKLYTTTNSVYNAANVFLFVADNTSVEWTLKGGYMDGKRTFILGTNNNRNRVSSMYGLTKVQEALFPTFIPIIDIHSHPYNPFASPEDMDNARMLRDIRYGIYYKDNIINYTDQNNSTYSIKVNSMNDLMRYIFQQLR
- a CDS encoding smalltalk protein; translated protein: MKKSVWDMILKVVIAVASAVAGVLGANAMSL